The following proteins are encoded in a genomic region of Phycisphaera sp.:
- a CDS encoding winged helix-turn-helix domain-containing protein has translation MTTTKSTKKTTTKRPAKRATTKKTPPKPAAKKTATRKPAPNAVTAATKKPAKPKPRKGKQPSGLDLAAKVLARASEPLAAKTIAEHVIAAGWQTSGKTPHATLYAAMTREIQTKGKDARFVKVERGRFKAKA, from the coding sequence ATGACCACGACGAAGAGCACGAAGAAGACCACGACCAAGCGCCCCGCCAAGAGGGCCACGACAAAGAAGACGCCGCCCAAGCCGGCAGCCAAGAAGACGGCCACGAGGAAGCCCGCGCCCAACGCCGTCACCGCCGCGACCAAGAAGCCGGCCAAGCCCAAGCCCCGCAAGGGCAAGCAGCCCAGCGGCCTCGACCTCGCGGCGAAGGTGCTCGCGCGCGCGAGCGAGCCCCTGGCGGCCAAGACGATCGCCGAGCACGTGATCGCCGCGGGCTGGCAGACCAGCGGCAAGACGCCGCACGCGACGCTGTACGCCGCGATGACGCGTGAGATCCAGACCAAGGGCAAGGACGCCCGGTTCGTGAAGGTCGAGCGCGGACGGTTCAAAGCCAAAGCGTAA
- a CDS encoding DNA modification methylase has translation MTNVASGSKVGLAIEMRKLADIVPYERNPRVNDQAVAAVAESITRFGFRQPIVVDAEGVIVCGHTRWKAAQSLGLEEAPVHVAADLAPEQARAYRIADNRTAELSEWNLELLPIELAGLQDLDLDWNLLGFAGRELQKLLEPEVAEGEGEADSVPEPPDEAITQPGDLWILGEHRLLCGDSSNAQHVQRLLDGEPVQLVNTDPPYNVAVQPRSKNAFVTGQTNFAPQKQGKTKRGRGLDAKGKAGPTSGTTAKLRAKDRPLANDFVSDEEFDRLLMAWFQNASDALEPGRAFYIWGGYANIANYPSALEASGLKFAQQIIWHKMHPVISRKDFMGDHEWCFYGWREGAAHVFLGPNNVPDVWQVKKVNPQSMVHLTEKPAELAVRAMQYSSRPGERVLDLFGGSGSTLIAAEQTQRRALLMELDPLYCDVIVTRWEQFTGGKAQRENAPALAEA, from the coding sequence ATGACGAATGTGGCAAGCGGATCGAAGGTGGGGCTGGCGATCGAGATGCGGAAGCTGGCGGACATCGTGCCCTATGAGAGGAACCCGCGCGTCAACGACCAGGCGGTTGCGGCGGTGGCCGAGAGCATCACGCGGTTCGGCTTCCGCCAGCCGATCGTGGTGGACGCTGAGGGCGTGATCGTGTGCGGGCACACGCGGTGGAAGGCGGCGCAGTCGCTGGGGCTCGAGGAGGCGCCGGTGCACGTCGCGGCGGATCTCGCGCCCGAGCAGGCGCGTGCCTACCGCATCGCCGACAACCGCACCGCGGAACTGAGCGAGTGGAACCTCGAACTGCTGCCCATCGAGCTGGCCGGCCTGCAGGACCTGGACCTGGATTGGAACCTGCTGGGCTTCGCCGGGCGTGAGCTCCAGAAGCTGCTCGAGCCCGAGGTGGCCGAGGGTGAGGGCGAAGCCGACAGCGTCCCCGAGCCGCCCGACGAGGCGATCACCCAGCCCGGCGACCTGTGGATCCTTGGCGAGCACCGGCTGCTGTGCGGCGACTCATCGAACGCCCAGCACGTGCAACGCCTGCTGGATGGTGAGCCCGTGCAACTGGTCAACACCGACCCGCCCTACAACGTCGCCGTCCAGCCGCGCAGCAAGAACGCGTTCGTCACTGGCCAGACCAACTTCGCACCCCAGAAGCAGGGCAAGACCAAGCGAGGCCGCGGCCTGGACGCCAAGGGCAAGGCCGGGCCCACCAGCGGCACGACAGCCAAGCTCCGCGCCAAGGACCGTCCGCTTGCCAACGACTTCGTGAGCGACGAAGAGTTCGATCGGCTGCTCATGGCATGGTTCCAGAACGCATCGGATGCGCTCGAGCCCGGTCGCGCGTTCTACATCTGGGGCGGCTATGCCAACATCGCGAACTATCCCAGCGCGCTCGAAGCCTCGGGGCTCAAGTTCGCCCAGCAGATCATCTGGCACAAGATGCACCCGGTGATCAGCCGCAAGGATTTCATGGGCGACCACGAGTGGTGCTTCTACGGCTGGCGCGAGGGCGCGGCCCACGTCTTCCTCGGGCCGAACAACGTCCCCGACGTGTGGCAGGTCAAGAAGGTCAACCCCCAGAGCATGGTGCACCTGACCGAGAAGCCCGCCGAGCTGGCCGTCCGCGCGATGCAGTACTCGTCCAGGCCTGGCGAGCGCGTGCTGGACCTCTTCGGCGGCTCGGGCTCGACGCTCATCGCCGCCGAGCAGACGCAGCGCCGGGCGCTGCTGATGGAGCTGGACCCGCTGTACTGCGACGTCATCGTGACGCGGTGGGAGCAGTTCACAGGTGGGAAGGCGCAACGAGAGAACGCCCCGGCGTTGGCCGAGGCGTGA
- a CDS encoding bifunctional DNA primase/polymerase: MAATLPTPLEAAIAYTRRGWRVVPISASAKAPTLKRWPALRLDEHELASKFQGECNIGLILGEPSGWLVDVDLDCDEAVELADQYLPATNAVTGREGRPGSHRWYVAEGATTAKHTDAGGDMIIELRSAGCQTVVGPSVHPSGERYDVLEGEPVTVPAAMLAACVGALANAVRERRSNIETPRSAPTTTTPHDDAERRAAAYLDAMPPAIAGSGGHNQTYAAATALVHGFALAPDVALHLLTTRYNPRCEPSWTERELQHKIDDATSKPHERPRGWLLEAKRDELHTAVDLSALTATPRHIVHADPGPIPEHLLDVPGFVGEVVRFNLETAKRPQPVLALAGALCLQAVLAARKVRDALGNRTNLYAVGVADSGAGKDHARKVNKAILFEAGAIDLEGNEDLASDAGLFSAVEAQPAVLFQMDEFGRFLRTIGDPKRAPHLYNVLTALMKLYSSADTVYRGKAYADPKRNKVIDQPCVIVYGTTVFEHFYQSLTTESLADGFAARLLVFETDERPARRWATQRDAPASVVQAAQWWHEHIPGGNLAREHPQPRLIETTREARAIFDALAATVDARMEGAPGSVSAAWARAEEKACRLALLHACSANREHAVIDAPAARWACGLSEHLTLRLLHVAGQWVSEGVFDARQKRVLRVVREMGGELGRSELCRRTQALTQRERQEVIDNLLETGQLVERAEPTKGRRKVVYALP; encoded by the coding sequence ATGGCCGCGACGCTCCCAACCCCGCTCGAAGCGGCCATCGCGTACACGCGTCGCGGCTGGCGCGTGGTGCCGATCTCCGCCAGCGCGAAGGCGCCAACGCTCAAGCGATGGCCGGCGCTTCGACTGGACGAGCACGAACTCGCGTCGAAGTTCCAAGGCGAGTGCAACATCGGCCTGATCCTCGGCGAGCCCAGCGGCTGGCTGGTGGACGTCGACCTGGACTGCGACGAGGCGGTCGAGCTGGCGGACCAGTACCTGCCTGCGACGAACGCGGTGACGGGGCGCGAGGGGCGGCCGGGCTCGCACCGGTGGTACGTCGCCGAGGGCGCGACCACCGCGAAGCACACCGATGCTGGTGGGGACATGATCATCGAGCTGCGGTCGGCCGGATGCCAGACGGTGGTCGGCCCCAGTGTGCATCCGAGCGGCGAGCGGTACGACGTGCTCGAGGGCGAGCCGGTCACGGTGCCCGCTGCGATGCTTGCCGCGTGCGTGGGTGCTCTGGCCAACGCGGTGCGCGAGCGGCGTAGCAACATCGAGACACCTCGGAGCGCTCCCACCACCACCACACCCCACGACGACGCCGAGCGTCGCGCGGCCGCGTACCTCGACGCCATGCCCCCCGCCATCGCCGGCAGCGGTGGCCACAACCAGACCTACGCGGCGGCCACCGCCCTCGTCCACGGCTTCGCGCTGGCACCCGATGTCGCACTGCACCTGCTCACCACACGGTACAACCCGCGGTGCGAGCCGTCGTGGACCGAGCGGGAGCTCCAACACAAGATCGATGACGCGACGAGCAAGCCGCACGAGCGCCCACGTGGGTGGCTGCTGGAGGCGAAGCGCGACGAGCTGCATACTGCGGTTGACTTGTCTGCGCTCACGGCAACGCCGCGTCATATCGTCCACGCCGATCCCGGACCGATCCCCGAGCACCTGCTCGATGTACCCGGCTTCGTCGGCGAGGTCGTGCGGTTCAACCTCGAGACCGCCAAGCGGCCCCAGCCGGTGCTGGCGCTTGCTGGGGCGCTGTGCCTGCAGGCCGTGCTGGCCGCACGCAAGGTGCGCGACGCCCTGGGCAACCGCACGAACCTCTACGCCGTGGGCGTGGCCGACTCGGGCGCGGGCAAGGACCACGCCCGCAAGGTGAACAAGGCGATCCTCTTCGAGGCGGGCGCCATCGACCTGGAGGGCAACGAGGACCTGGCCTCGGACGCGGGGCTGTTCAGCGCCGTCGAGGCCCAGCCCGCGGTGCTCTTCCAGATGGACGAGTTCGGCCGCTTTCTGCGGACCATCGGCGACCCCAAGCGGGCCCCGCACCTGTACAACGTGCTGACGGCGCTGATGAAGCTCTACTCGAGCGCCGACACGGTGTACCGCGGCAAGGCCTACGCCGACCCCAAGCGCAACAAGGTCATCGACCAGCCGTGCGTGATCGTCTACGGCACGACGGTCTTCGAGCACTTCTACCAGTCGCTGACCACCGAGAGCCTGGCCGACGGCTTCGCGGCCCGTCTGCTGGTCTTCGAGACCGACGAGCGGCCGGCGCGCCGCTGGGCCACGCAGCGCGACGCGCCCGCGTCGGTGGTCCAGGCGGCCCAGTGGTGGCACGAGCACATCCCCGGCGGGAACCTGGCCCGCGAGCACCCACAGCCGCGCCTGATCGAAACGACGAGGGAAGCCCGAGCGATCTTCGACGCGCTGGCCGCGACGGTCGACGCCCGCATGGAGGGCGCCCCGGGCAGCGTGTCGGCCGCGTGGGCCCGGGCCGAGGAGAAGGCCTGCCGGCTGGCCCTGTTGCACGCGTGCTCGGCCAACCGCGAGCACGCGGTGATCGACGCGCCGGCGGCTCGGTGGGCGTGCGGCCTGAGCGAGCACCTGACGCTGCGGCTTTTGCACGTCGCGGGGCAGTGGGTGTCCGAGGGCGTCTTCGACGCGAGGCAGAAGCGGGTGCTGCGCGTCGTGCGCGAGATGGGCGGAGAGCTCGGCCGCAGCGAGCTGTGCCGCCGCACGCAGGCCCTGACCCAGCGCGAGCGGCAGGAGGTCATCGACAACCTGCTGGAGACCGGGCAGCTTGTCGAGCGGGCCGAGCCCACCAAGGGCAGAAGGAAGGTGGTCTATGCCCTTCCATAA
- a CDS encoding DEAD/DEAH box helicase — MELRPYQREAIDAAYAFLTDRDGNPCVVIPTGGGKTPVIATICRDVAEGWSGRVLILAHQKELLGQAADKLHEVSPGLPMGIYSAGLKQRELGAPVTIAGIQSVHGRACELVAEGGPIDLVLIDEAHMVPHADEGMYRRFLNDLKTNCPHARVVGLTATPYRLKGGPLCGDGHVLSDVCYEIGVAELIRDGYLSPLRTRAGATRADVSSLHVRGGEFIAGETEAMMDEASLVDGACAEIADQTRDRAATLIFASGVRHGRHVARVLAERHGIECGFVCSKTPPAERDELIGRFRSGDLRYLANVNMLTTGFDAPHVDCVALLRPTMSCGLYYQMVGRGFRLSPGKADCLVLDFAGNVLRHGPVDALSAKRPGQSGGPPPAKECPACNELVATGCRECPECGHAFPEPERTQHGIEASDAGILTGQASEHEHEVQSVSYRVHHSRRKPDAPPTMRVDYHVSLTETVSEWIAIGHGGYARSKAVDWWLLRSHEPAPGDAEGAVELANAGALAEPSRITVRRVAGEKFDRIVASELGPKPARLDDPDVAPELVLAIPDDEIPF, encoded by the coding sequence ATGGAGCTGCGCCCCTACCAGCGCGAGGCGATCGACGCGGCGTACGCGTTCCTCACGGATCGCGATGGGAATCCGTGCGTCGTGATCCCCACGGGCGGCGGCAAAACGCCCGTGATCGCGACGATCTGCCGCGACGTGGCGGAGGGGTGGAGCGGCCGCGTGCTGATCCTGGCCCACCAGAAGGAGCTGCTCGGGCAGGCAGCGGACAAGCTGCACGAGGTCTCGCCGGGTTTGCCCATGGGCATCTACTCGGCGGGGCTCAAGCAACGCGAGCTCGGCGCGCCGGTGACCATCGCGGGCATCCAGAGCGTGCACGGCCGCGCGTGTGAGCTGGTCGCCGAGGGCGGGCCGATCGATCTCGTCCTGATCGACGAGGCGCACATGGTGCCGCACGCCGACGAGGGGATGTACCGTCGGTTCCTCAATGACCTGAAGACCAACTGCCCGCACGCGCGGGTGGTGGGCCTGACCGCGACGCCGTACCGCTTGAAGGGTGGGCCCTTGTGCGGCGACGGCCACGTGCTCAGCGACGTGTGCTACGAGATCGGAGTAGCCGAGCTGATCCGCGATGGGTACCTCTCGCCGCTGCGCACTCGCGCCGGCGCGACGCGGGCGGACGTTAGCTCGTTGCACGTCCGCGGCGGGGAGTTCATCGCGGGCGAGACCGAGGCGATGATGGATGAGGCCTCGCTGGTCGATGGGGCCTGCGCCGAGATCGCCGATCAGACGCGGGACCGGGCAGCGACGCTGATCTTCGCGAGTGGCGTGCGGCACGGGCGACACGTGGCCCGCGTGCTGGCCGAGCGGCACGGCATCGAGTGCGGCTTCGTGTGCTCGAAGACGCCGCCAGCAGAGCGTGACGAGTTGATCGGGCGGTTTCGATCGGGTGATCTGCGCTACCTCGCCAACGTGAACATGCTGACCACGGGTTTCGACGCCCCGCACGTCGATTGCGTCGCCTTGCTGCGGCCGACGATGAGCTGCGGGCTGTACTACCAGATGGTCGGGCGGGGGTTTCGCCTGTCGCCGGGCAAGGCCGACTGCCTGGTGCTCGACTTCGCGGGCAACGTGCTGCGGCACGGCCCGGTCGATGCGCTGTCGGCCAAGCGTCCCGGGCAGAGCGGTGGCCCGCCTCCGGCGAAAGAGTGCCCCGCGTGCAACGAGCTGGTCGCCACCGGATGCCGGGAGTGCCCCGAGTGCGGCCACGCCTTCCCGGAGCCCGAGCGGACACAGCATGGGATCGAGGCGAGCGACGCGGGCATTCTGACCGGGCAGGCGAGCGAGCACGAGCACGAGGTACAGTCGGTGAGCTATAGGGTACACCACAGCCGCCGCAAGCCCGATGCCCCGCCGACGATGCGGGTCGACTACCACGTGTCGCTTACGGAGACCGTCAGCGAGTGGATCGCCATCGGCCACGGCGGCTACGCACGATCGAAGGCGGTCGACTGGTGGCTTCTGCGCTCGCACGAGCCCGCGCCCGGCGACGCCGAAGGGGCCGTCGAGCTAGCCAACGCAGGTGCCCTGGCCGAGCCGAGCCGCATCACCGTGCGCCGCGTGGCTGGCGAGAAGTTCGACCGCATCGTCGCCAGCGAGCTTGGCCCCAAGCCCGCGCGGCTGGACGACCCGGACGTAGCGCCCGAACTCGTGCTCGCGATCCCTGACGATGAGATCCCGTTCTGA
- a CDS encoding RusA family crossover junction endodeoxyribonuclease → MSRTIELSLPYPPSVNHYWRRAGSRTIVSAQGRRFRSAVARTLAVRRVRAFDGRVAVRVVVHPPDRRRRDLDNVLKALLDALAQPGGAYRDDEQIDGLEVLRGEVVKGGLVVVTVEAMG, encoded by the coding sequence GTGAGCCGGACCATCGAGCTAAGCCTGCCCTACCCGCCGAGCGTGAACCACTACTGGCGGCGGGCGGGTTCGCGCACGATCGTGAGCGCTCAGGGCCGGCGCTTCCGGTCGGCGGTGGCGCGGACACTGGCGGTGCGGCGCGTGCGGGCGTTCGATGGCCGCGTCGCGGTGCGCGTCGTGGTGCACCCGCCCGACCGTCGCCGGCGCGACCTGGACAACGTGCTCAAGGCGCTGCTCGACGCGCTGGCCCAGCCCGGTGGGGCGTACCGCGACGACGAGCAGATCGATGGGCTGGAGGTCCTGCGCGGCGAGGTTGTCAAGGGCGGGCTGGTCGTCGTCACCGTGGAGGCCATGGGCTGA
- a CDS encoding DUF669 domain-containing protein produces the protein MADLNGFDATQVEPAGDFAPLPAGQYLCAASDSQMKPTKKGDGKYLQVELEVLEGEHKGRKLWDRFVLEHPNDRTVAIARSSLASLCTAVGVTRPRDSAELHSVPVLVRVACTKRNDTGEITNTIKGYAKRVGSQPTSPTNCTTNTSTGGGVPWRK, from the coding sequence ATGGCAGACCTGAACGGATTCGACGCAACGCAAGTGGAGCCCGCCGGCGACTTCGCGCCCCTGCCCGCCGGGCAGTACCTGTGTGCCGCCAGCGACTCGCAGATGAAGCCGACCAAGAAGGGCGACGGGAAGTACCTCCAGGTCGAGCTGGAGGTGCTCGAGGGCGAGCACAAGGGGCGCAAGCTGTGGGACCGCTTCGTGCTCGAGCACCCCAACGACCGGACGGTGGCGATCGCGCGGTCGTCGCTGGCCAGCCTGTGTACTGCGGTCGGCGTGACGCGTCCCCGCGACTCGGCCGAGCTGCACAGTGTTCCGGTGCTCGTCAGGGTCGCGTGCACGAAGCGCAACGACACCGGCGAGATCACCAACACCATCAAGGGCTACGCCAAGCGCGTCGGCTCGCAGCCTACCAGCCCCACAAACTGCACCACCAACACTTCCACCGGGGGCGGCGTGCCGTGGCGCAAGTGA
- a CDS encoding ATP-binding protein, whose protein sequence is MGLLESIETGRTRMPRRVLVYGTHGIGKSTFGAMAEDPVFIQTEDGLADIDAPRFPLATDLEQVIGALGELYTEEHTYKTIVIDSLDWLERLIHAKVCLDRQVQSIEDIGYGKGYVFALEPWREVLAGLDALRRERGMQVVLIAHAAIEKFSNPETESYDRYGPRLNRHASALIQEWCDEVLFATYRVHTKTTKEGFDRTRVQAIGQGERVLKTTERPSHLAKNRLNLPDEIPLDERIYRAYARGETPDIDTDEQNETEPNAD, encoded by the coding sequence ATGGGACTTCTGGAATCCATCGAAACCGGCCGCACGCGGATGCCGCGTCGCGTGCTGGTGTACGGCACGCACGGGATCGGCAAGAGCACGTTCGGGGCGATGGCCGAGGACCCGGTGTTCATCCAGACCGAGGACGGCCTGGCGGACATCGACGCGCCGCGCTTCCCGCTGGCCACCGACCTCGAACAGGTGATCGGCGCTCTCGGTGAGCTCTACACCGAAGAACACACCTACAAGACCATCGTCATCGACAGCCTCGACTGGCTCGAGCGGCTGATCCACGCGAAGGTCTGCCTCGACCGGCAGGTGCAGTCCATCGAGGACATCGGCTACGGCAAGGGTTACGTGTTCGCCCTCGAACCCTGGCGCGAGGTGCTCGCCGGGCTGGACGCCCTGCGGCGCGAGCGTGGCATGCAGGTCGTGCTCATCGCGCACGCGGCCATCGAGAAGTTCTCCAACCCCGAGACCGAGAGCTACGACCGCTACGGCCCGCGCCTGAACCGCCACGCGTCGGCGCTGATCCAGGAGTGGTGCGACGAGGTGCTGTTCGCCACGTACCGCGTCCACACAAAGACCACGAAGGAGGGCTTCGACCGCACGCGTGTGCAGGCCATCGGCCAGGGCGAACGGGTGCTCAAGACCACCGAGCGGCCGAGCCACCTGGCGAAGAACCGGCTGAACCTGCCCGACGAGATCCCGCTCGACGAGCGCATCTACCGGGCGTACGCGCGCGGCGAGACGCCCGACATCGATACCGACGAACAAAACGAGACCGAACCCAACGCCGACTGA
- a CDS encoding PD-(D/E)XK nuclease-like domain-containing protein, translating to MRLVPAERWWGCAVTPCCCRPATLSLSFLIREPAAVYHAKAREHLSSHALGDFRRCPLLYRRKRQGLVNEPDRSAYVVGRAAHVLTLEGRERYRTEYAMGGPVNPKTGEPFGRTTKAFQKWAAGCGKAVLGDSDAAIVERMAGAVKDHIFARELLADGVAEGVVRVEYDGHACQGRLDWINPVEGRGIVDLKTCQDLDGFEAQVRDFGYAHQLAFYRELVRQACGHALPVHLIAVEKREPFRCGVWRVDDALLDAARKDNERAMAELKRCRGRDAWPTGYESLRLLTTPTN from the coding sequence ATGCGCCTCGTGCCCGCGGAGCGGTGGTGGGGGTGTGCGGTGACGCCCTGCTGCTGCCGTCCGGCAACCCTCAGCCTCTCCTTCCTGATCCGCGAGCCCGCGGCGGTGTACCACGCCAAGGCCCGCGAGCACCTCAGCTCGCACGCGCTGGGTGACTTTCGGCGGTGCCCGCTGCTGTACCGCCGCAAGCGGCAGGGGCTGGTCAACGAACCGGACCGGTCGGCGTATGTCGTCGGGCGTGCGGCGCACGTGCTGACGCTCGAGGGCCGTGAGCGGTACAGGACCGAGTACGCGATGGGTGGGCCGGTGAACCCGAAGACGGGCGAGCCGTTCGGGCGCACGACCAAGGCGTTCCAGAAGTGGGCGGCCGGCTGCGGCAAGGCGGTGCTGGGCGATTCCGACGCGGCCATCGTCGAGCGGATGGCCGGCGCGGTGAAGGACCACATCTTCGCCCGCGAGCTGCTGGCCGACGGGGTCGCCGAGGGTGTGGTGCGGGTCGAGTACGACGGGCACGCGTGCCAGGGGCGGCTGGATTGGATCAACCCGGTCGAGGGTCGCGGCATCGTTGACCTCAAGACCTGCCAGGACCTGGACGGCTTCGAGGCCCAGGTCCGCGACTTCGGCTACGCGCACCAACTGGCCTTCTACCGCGAGCTGGTGCGTCAGGCGTGCGGTCACGCATTACCCGTGCATCTGATCGCCGTTGAGAAGCGCGAGCCGTTCCGCTGTGGGGTGTGGCGGGTCGACGACGCGCTGCTGGACGCGGCGCGCAAGGACAACGAGCGGGCCATGGCCGAACTCAAGCGATGCCGCGGGCGAGACGCGTGGCCCACCGGGTACGAGTCGCTGCGGCTGCTGACCACCCCAACCAACTGA
- a CDS encoding type I restriction-modification system subunit M: MSTKPSPSTDLDYADTLWKAADALRGQVDAAEYKHVVLGLLFLKYISDSFESRRDELRAELEKDGIKGEQLEGLLESRDEYTAERVFWVPPEARWPNLQNQATRADIATLIDDAILAVERDNPALKSKLPRDYARRGIAPEKMKALIDLIADIGFKGERAKARDTLGRVYEYFLGKFAQAEGKLGGEFYTPRCVVRLLVEMLEPYSGRVYDPCCGSGGMFVQSERFVEVHGDRDDISIYGQESNPTTWRLAHMNLAIHGIEANLGKQPSDTFLRNAHPDLKADYILANPPFNVSDWSGQLLEGDARWQYGTPPKGNANYAWIQHFIHHMAPPNGKGGGVAGFVMANGSLSSNSGGEGEIRRNIVEADLVDAIVALPAQLFYTTGIPVCLWFLTRDKTGKNLPNGGRDRTGETLFIDARKLGAMQTRTLRVLTGGDEGETMLADGLGDPNHDSDLGRIAYTFRQWRGEPAPKWWKAKTHGEWKYADIPGFCKKATIPDIDEHGSVLTPGRYVGAEEQEEDSEPFEVKYPRLVAELEACFAEGERLTGVIRERLTHVGASKET, translated from the coding sequence ATGAGCACCAAACCATCCCCGAGCACCGACCTCGACTACGCCGACACCCTCTGGAAGGCCGCCGACGCCCTGCGCGGCCAGGTCGACGCGGCGGAATACAAGCACGTCGTGCTCGGCCTGCTGTTCCTGAAGTACATCAGCGACTCGTTCGAGTCGCGCCGCGACGAGCTCAGGGCCGAGCTTGAGAAGGACGGCATCAAGGGGGAGCAACTCGAAGGGCTGCTCGAAAGCCGCGACGAGTACACCGCCGAGCGGGTGTTCTGGGTGCCGCCCGAGGCCCGCTGGCCCAACCTCCAGAACCAGGCCACGCGGGCCGACATCGCCACGCTGATCGACGACGCCATCCTCGCCGTCGAGCGCGACAACCCCGCATTGAAGAGTAAGCTCCCCCGCGACTACGCCCGCCGCGGCATCGCGCCCGAGAAGATGAAGGCCCTGATCGACCTGATCGCCGACATCGGCTTCAAGGGCGAGCGGGCCAAGGCCCGCGACACGCTCGGCCGCGTCTACGAGTACTTCCTTGGCAAGTTCGCCCAGGCCGAGGGCAAGCTGGGCGGCGAGTTCTACACGCCGCGGTGCGTAGTGCGGCTGCTGGTCGAGATGCTCGAGCCGTATAGCGGCCGGGTGTACGACCCGTGCTGCGGCTCGGGCGGCATGTTCGTGCAGTCCGAGCGCTTCGTCGAGGTCCACGGCGACCGCGACGACATCTCGATCTACGGGCAGGAGAGCAACCCCACGACGTGGCGGCTGGCCCACATGAACCTGGCCATCCACGGCATCGAGGCCAACCTGGGCAAGCAACCCAGCGACACGTTCCTGCGCAACGCCCACCCGGACCTCAAGGCCGACTACATCCTGGCCAACCCGCCATTCAATGTTTCCGATTGGTCGGGCCAGTTGCTAGAGGGCGACGCCCGCTGGCAGTACGGCACGCCGCCCAAGGGCAACGCCAACTACGCGTGGATCCAGCACTTCATCCACCACATGGCCCCGCCCAACGGCAAGGGCGGCGGCGTGGCCGGCTTCGTCATGGCCAACGGCTCGCTCTCCAGCAACAGCGGCGGCGAGGGCGAGATCCGGCGGAACATCGTCGAGGCCGACCTGGTCGACGCCATCGTGGCGCTGCCGGCGCAGCTCTTCTACACCACGGGCATCCCGGTGTGCCTGTGGTTCCTGACGCGGGACAAGACGGGCAAGAACCTGCCGAATGGCGGGCGGGATCGCACGGGCGAGACGCTGTTCATCGACGCCCGCAAGCTGGGCGCGATGCAGACGCGCACCCTTCGAGTCCTCACCGGCGGCGACGAGGGCGAGACGATGCTGGCCGACGGCCTGGGCGACCCCAACCACGACAGCGACCTGGGCCGCATCGCCTACACCTTCCGCCAATGGCGCGGCGAGCCGGCGCCCAAGTGGTGGAAGGCCAAGACGCACGGCGAATGGAAGTATGCCGACATCCCCGGCTTCTGCAAGAAAGCCACCATCCCCGACATCGACGAGCACGGCTCCGTGCTCACGCCGGGGCGGTACGTGGGGGCCGAAGAGCAGGAGGAGGACAGCGAGCCGTTCGAGGTGAAGTACCCGCGGCTGGTGGCGGAGCTTGAGGCGTGCTTTGCGGAGGGGGAGCGGTTGACGGGGGTGATCCGAGAACGGCTTACGCACGTCGGCGCCTCGAAAGAGACCTAG